One genomic region from Streptomyces venezuelae encodes:
- a CDS encoding acetylxylan esterase — MSQFDLPVDQLRTYRSASVEPEDFDAFWAKTLDEARAHPLDARFERVATGLTTVETYDVTFAGFDGQPVKGWLALPAGTSEPLPVVVEFLGYGGGRGLPHTHLLWASAGFGQFVMDTRGQGSGWATGDTPDPVGSAPAAPGFMTRGIENPDTYYYRRLFTDAVRAVEAARSHPLVDASRTAVTGGSQGGGITLAVAGLVRDLVAVAPDVPFLCDFPRATTLTDRMPYREIGNYLKAHRGRVQRARDTLAYFDGVHFAARATAPALFSTALEDLTCPPSTVFAAFNAYAEEDKEIEVYDFNDHEGGGSFQQAAQLRWLPGRLRRG, encoded by the coding sequence ATGAGCCAGTTCGATCTTCCCGTCGACCAACTCCGCACGTACCGCAGCGCGTCCGTGGAGCCGGAGGACTTCGACGCCTTCTGGGCGAAGACCCTCGACGAGGCGCGCGCCCACCCGCTCGACGCGCGCTTCGAGCGCGTCGCCACGGGACTCACGACGGTGGAGACGTACGACGTGACGTTCGCCGGGTTCGACGGCCAGCCGGTCAAGGGCTGGCTCGCCCTGCCGGCGGGCACCTCCGAACCGCTGCCCGTGGTCGTCGAGTTCCTCGGGTACGGAGGCGGGCGCGGCCTGCCGCACACGCACCTGCTCTGGGCCTCCGCGGGCTTCGGGCAATTCGTGATGGACACCCGGGGGCAGGGCAGCGGATGGGCCACCGGCGACACCCCCGACCCGGTCGGCAGCGCGCCCGCCGCCCCCGGTTTCATGACCCGGGGCATCGAGAATCCGGACACCTACTACTACCGGCGGCTCTTCACGGACGCGGTCCGCGCCGTGGAGGCGGCGCGCTCGCACCCGCTGGTGGACGCGAGCCGCACGGCGGTGACCGGGGGGAGCCAGGGCGGCGGCATCACCCTCGCGGTGGCCGGGCTGGTACGGGACCTGGTGGCCGTCGCCCCCGATGTGCCGTTCCTCTGCGACTTCCCGCGCGCGACGACCCTCACGGACCGCATGCCGTACCGCGAGATCGGCAACTACCTCAAGGCCCACCGGGGCCGAGTCCAGCGGGCGCGGGACACCCTGGCGTACTTCGACGGGGTCCACTTCGCCGCGCGCGCCACCGCTCCGGCGCTGTTCTCGACGGCCCTCGAGGACCTGACGTGCCCGCCGTCCACGGTGTTCGCGGCCTTCAACGCGTACGCGGAGGAGGACAAGGAGATCGAGGTCTACGACTTCAACGACCACGAGGGCGGCGGCTCCTTCCAGCAGGCGGCCCAGCTCCGCTGGCTGCCGGGGAGGCTGCGTCGCGGCTGA